The Deinococcus koreensis genome window below encodes:
- a CDS encoding aldo/keto reductase, whose product MTTYRKLGRSGLHLFPIGLGTMQFGWTADEARAFELMDTYAAAGGNFLDTADIYTMWTPGNPGGVSEEIMGRWMKARGNRDDMVIATKVRGAMGEGGAQGRSTIHQREGLSRRWILRACEDSLRRLQTDHIDLYQAHWIDNQTPIEETLAAFTELVQRGYVRYIGCSNYSAWRLMQALWESDRRGLESFVSIQPEYSLLSPTRANFERELQKVCVEYGLGVIPWSPLGGGVLTGKYRRGQPLPESVRADENAARRFSDRTFDVVETLETVAGRHGARPAQVALAWMLEQPALTAPIIGANTVEQLQELLGTLDVTLSPEDVGEISRVSDWERARTDLET is encoded by the coding sequence ATGACCACGTACCGCAAGCTGGGCCGCAGCGGCCTGCACCTCTTCCCCATCGGCCTGGGCACCATGCAGTTCGGCTGGACGGCCGACGAGGCCAGGGCCTTCGAACTCATGGACACCTACGCGGCGGCCGGCGGCAACTTTCTGGACACCGCCGACATCTACACCATGTGGACACCGGGCAATCCCGGCGGCGTGTCCGAGGAGATCATGGGCCGCTGGATGAAGGCGCGCGGTAACCGCGACGACATGGTGATCGCCACCAAGGTGCGCGGCGCCATGGGCGAGGGGGGCGCGCAGGGCCGCTCGACCATCCACCAGCGCGAGGGGCTCTCGCGGCGCTGGATCCTGCGGGCCTGCGAGGACAGCCTGCGGCGGCTGCAGACCGACCACATCGATCTGTATCAGGCCCACTGGATCGACAACCAGACGCCCATCGAGGAGACGCTCGCGGCCTTCACGGAACTGGTGCAGCGCGGCTACGTGCGGTATATCGGCTGCAGCAACTACAGCGCGTGGCGACTGATGCAGGCCCTGTGGGAGAGCGACCGGCGCGGCCTGGAGAGTTTCGTGAGCATCCAGCCGGAGTACAGCCTGCTCTCGCCCACCCGCGCGAACTTCGAGCGCGAGCTGCAGAAGGTGTGCGTGGAATACGGCCTGGGCGTGATTCCCTGGAGCCCCCTGGGCGGCGGTGTGCTGACCGGCAAGTACCGGCGCGGCCAGCCCCTGCCGGAGTCCGTGCGCGCCGACGAGAACGCAGCGCGGCGCTTCAGCGACCGCACCTTCGACGTGGTGGAGACCCTGGAAACGGTGGCCGGACGCCACGGTGCCCGGCCCGCGCAGGTCGCCCTGGCCTGGATGCTGGAGCAGCCCGCCCTGACCGCGCCGATCATCGGGGCGAACACGGTGGAACAGCTTCAGGAACTGCTGGGCACGCTGGACGTGACCCTGAGCCCGGAGGACGTGGGGGAGATCAGCCGGGTCAGCGACTGGGAGCGGGCCCGCACCGATCTGGAGACCTGA
- the glmS gene encoding glutamine--fructose-6-phosphate transaminase (isomerizing), with protein MCGIVGYIGPRQAQDVLISGLAKLEYRGYDSAGIAINSGGQIDVRKKAGKLANLSTLLEGQPMGGTLGIGHTRWATHGLPNDTNAHPHATEDGRIVIIHNGIIENYLKLKEGLQARGHQFKSETDSEVLAHLIEEAYSGDLEAAVRTALGQVRGAYGIVVTHVDHREIVAARTVSPLVMGVGEGEMFLASDVPALLAYTRNMVFLHDGDMVVLHDDGFRVTDLAGNAQQRTIEHIEWDAEAAEKGGFDTYMLKEIYEQPQALTNTLIGRLHDDTGEVNLDIDLDPASFKRISIIACGTAFYAGLVGEYLIEQLARIPVEVDVASEYRYRNPLVSEHTLAIVVSQSGETIDTLEALREAKKFGAKTLGVINAKGSSMTRELDDTLYIHAGPEIGVASTKAYTSMVSAFVMLALWLGRARGTLSPQEGAELLHAARALPRLVEEALAPERVARIKEVAEKYAHARDYLFLGRGVNSPTAYEGALKLKEISYIHAEAYAAGEMKHGPIALIDDQLPVAVIATESRLLEKTISNVQEVRARAGKVILFLSDGDTENARHGDDVIYLPRAHEMVSPVVNAVAMQLLAYFTATALGKDVDKPRNLAKSVTVE; from the coding sequence ATGTGCGGAATCGTCGGATACATCGGCCCACGGCAGGCGCAGGACGTCCTCATCTCCGGACTCGCCAAACTGGAATACCGCGGCTATGACAGCGCGGGCATCGCCATCAACAGTGGGGGCCAGATCGACGTGAGGAAGAAGGCGGGCAAGCTCGCCAACCTGAGCACGCTGCTCGAGGGCCAGCCCATGGGCGGCACGCTGGGGATCGGGCACACGCGCTGGGCCACCCACGGCCTGCCCAACGACACCAACGCCCACCCGCACGCTACCGAGGACGGGCGGATCGTGATCATCCACAACGGCATCATCGAGAACTACCTCAAGCTCAAGGAGGGCCTGCAAGCGCGCGGCCACCAGTTCAAGTCCGAGACCGACTCTGAGGTGCTGGCCCACCTGATCGAGGAAGCCTACAGCGGCGATCTGGAAGCGGCCGTCCGCACGGCGCTGGGGCAGGTGCGCGGCGCCTACGGGATTGTCGTGACCCATGTGGATCACCGCGAGATCGTCGCGGCCCGCACGGTCAGCCCCCTGGTGATGGGCGTGGGCGAGGGCGAGATGTTCCTGGCCTCGGACGTGCCCGCCCTGCTGGCCTACACCCGCAACATGGTCTTCCTGCACGACGGCGACATGGTCGTGCTGCACGACGACGGCTTCCGGGTCACCGACCTGGCGGGCAACGCGCAGCAGCGCACCATCGAGCACATCGAGTGGGACGCCGAGGCGGCCGAGAAGGGCGGCTTCGACACCTACATGCTCAAGGAGATCTACGAGCAGCCCCAGGCCCTGACGAACACCCTGATCGGCCGCCTGCACGACGACACCGGCGAGGTGAACCTGGATATCGACCTCGATCCGGCCAGCTTCAAGCGCATCTCGATCATCGCCTGCGGCACGGCCTTCTACGCCGGACTGGTCGGCGAATACCTGATCGAGCAGCTGGCCCGTATCCCGGTCGAGGTGGACGTGGCCAGCGAGTACCGCTACCGCAACCCGCTGGTCAGCGAGCACACCCTGGCCATCGTGGTCAGCCAGAGCGGCGAGACCATCGACACCCTGGAAGCGCTGCGCGAGGCCAAGAAGTTCGGCGCCAAGACCCTGGGCGTGATCAACGCCAAGGGCTCCTCGATGACCCGCGAGCTGGACGACACGCTGTACATCCACGCCGGCCCCGAGATCGGCGTGGCGAGCACCAAGGCGTATACCTCGATGGTCAGCGCCTTCGTCATGCTGGCGCTGTGGCTGGGCCGGGCGCGCGGCACGCTGAGCCCGCAGGAGGGCGCCGAACTGCTGCACGCCGCCCGCGCCCTGCCCCGGCTGGTCGAGGAGGCGCTGGCGCCCGAGCGCGTGGCGCGCATCAAGGAGGTCGCCGAGAAGTACGCCCACGCCCGCGACTACCTGTTCCTGGGGCGCGGCGTGAACAGCCCGACCGCCTACGAGGGCGCGCTGAAGCTCAAGGAGATCTCCTACATCCACGCTGAGGCCTACGCGGCCGGCGAGATGAAGCACGGCCCGATCGCCCTGATCGACGACCAGCTGCCCGTCGCGGTGATCGCCACCGAGAGCCGCCTGCTGGAAAAGACCATCAGCAACGTGCAGGAAGTGCGCGCCCGCGCCGGCAAGGTGATCCTCTTCCTCTCGGACGGCGACACCGAGAACGCCCGCCACGGCGACGACGTGATCTACCTGCCGCGCGCCCACGAGATGGTGAGCCCGGTGGTGAACGCGGTCGCCATGCAGCTCCTGGCGTACTTCACGGCCACGGCGCTTGGCAAGGACGTCGATAAACCCCGCAACCTGGCGAAGAGCGTGACGGTGGAATAA
- a CDS encoding GGDEF domain-containing protein, which produces MLTTLFLNFCVLATCSYLLSLTYRSWPTERSGLWYVLRLAALATIGILLMSFPAALAPGVIADLRAVPFVFALLRYGPVAAVGVALPMALYRLELGGPGALVSLISFGAMWLVGTAAWFWLRSRAQRSVPRPPQAPWGESLRQRLTSRVALRRGLATLFTLAPNGVALLLLPGGQGLFSRAYFPVLALGLFGSAILSSIVSGRIRHLQVMQRWQTQALLDPLTGIANRRQFDHDLLSLAPDDAVVLIDIDHFKRVNDTHGHAVGDLVLRDVAQTLYGQLRSHDQAYRIGGEEFAVILRGVTEEHGRGVAERLRRTVAGRPMAGEHITVSLGVSLVGESAAQDVLEQVDVALYRAKQRGRNRTCVWKAGQLTLLETARTLAGSG; this is translated from the coding sequence ATGCTCACCACCCTGTTCCTGAATTTCTGTGTGCTGGCCACCTGCAGCTATCTGCTCAGCCTGACCTACCGGAGCTGGCCCACCGAGCGCTCGGGGCTCTGGTACGTGCTGCGGCTCGCGGCCCTGGCGACCATCGGCATCCTGCTGATGTCCTTCCCGGCGGCCCTGGCCCCCGGCGTGATCGCCGACCTGCGCGCGGTGCCCTTCGTGTTCGCCCTGCTGCGCTACGGGCCGGTGGCCGCCGTGGGGGTCGCCCTGCCCATGGCGCTGTACCGGCTGGAACTGGGCGGGCCGGGCGCGCTGGTGTCCCTGATCAGTTTCGGCGCCATGTGGCTGGTCGGCACGGCGGCGTGGTTCTGGCTGCGAAGCCGCGCCCAGAGGTCAGTGCCGCGCCCCCCTCAGGCGCCGTGGGGCGAGTCGCTGCGGCAGCGACTGACCAGCCGGGTCGCCCTGCGCCGGGGGCTGGCAACCCTGTTCACCCTGGCTCCCAATGGGGTGGCGCTGCTGCTGCTGCCCGGCGGTCAGGGCCTGTTCAGCCGCGCCTACTTCCCGGTGCTGGCCCTGGGCCTCTTCGGTTCGGCCATCCTGAGTTCCATCGTGTCCGGCCGTATCCGACACCTGCAGGTCATGCAGCGCTGGCAGACCCAGGCCCTGCTCGACCCCCTGACCGGCATCGCCAACCGCCGGCAGTTCGACCACGACCTGCTGTCGCTGGCCCCCGACGACGCGGTGGTGCTGATCGACATCGACCATTTCAAGCGGGTCAACGACACCCACGGCCACGCGGTGGGCGATCTGGTGCTGCGCGACGTGGCGCAGACCCTGTACGGCCAGCTGCGGAGCCACGACCAGGCCTACCGCATAGGCGGCGAGGAATTCGCGGTGATCCTGCGCGGCGTCACCGAGGAGCACGGCCGGGGCGTGGCCGAGCGGCTGCGGCGCACCGTGGCAGGCCGCCCCATGGCGGGCGAGCACATTACGGTCAGCCTGGGGGTCAGCCTGGTGGGGGAGAGCGCCGCCCAGGACGTGCTGGAGCAGGTCGATGTGGCCCTCTACCGCGCCAAGCAGCGCGGGCGCAACCGCACCTGCGTCTGGAAGGCCGGGCAGCTGACCCTGCTGGAAACGGCCCGGACACTGGCCGGCTCGGGCTGA